The following proteins are co-located in the Dyadobacter chenwenxiniae genome:
- the kbl gene encoding glycine C-acetyltransferase yields the protein MNTTIQQELHEELEAIKAAGLYKKERVITTPQAAQIATDGKDVLNFCANNYLGLSSHPEVIKAGIEAINTHGFGMSSVRFICGTQDIHKELEAKTAAFLGMEDCILYAAAFDANGGVFEPLLNEKDAIISDELNHASLIDGIRLCKAKRFRYKHNDMADLEQQLKDAAGSRRILIVTDGVFSMDGTIAQLDKICDLAEANNAMVMIDECHASGFMGKTGRGSHEFRNVMGRIDIITGTYGKALGGASGGFTAAKKEIVEILRQRSRPYLFSNTLAPSIVGASIKVLDLLSSSTALRDKLEKNTAYFRKAMTEAGFDILPGEHPIVPIMLYDAKLAQEFASKLLEEGIYVIGFFYPVVPQGKARIRVQISAGHEQEHLEKAVEAFTKVGKQLGVI from the coding sequence ATGAACACAACCATTCAGCAAGAACTGCACGAGGAACTGGAGGCCATTAAGGCGGCTGGTTTATATAAAAAAGAAAGGGTTATCACCACTCCGCAGGCGGCTCAGATCGCGACCGACGGAAAAGACGTGCTGAACTTCTGCGCTAATAATTATTTGGGACTTTCATCCCATCCCGAGGTGATTAAGGCAGGGATTGAAGCCATTAATACACATGGGTTCGGCATGTCATCAGTTCGCTTTATATGCGGAACGCAGGACATTCATAAGGAACTGGAAGCCAAAACTGCCGCTTTTTTAGGGATGGAAGACTGCATTCTTTATGCAGCAGCATTTGACGCAAATGGAGGCGTTTTTGAACCATTATTAAATGAAAAAGACGCCATCATCTCCGACGAACTAAATCACGCTTCATTGATAGACGGCATCAGGTTGTGCAAGGCGAAACGTTTTCGATACAAGCACAATGATATGGCGGATCTGGAACAGCAACTGAAAGATGCAGCCGGAAGCCGCCGTATCCTGATCGTCACCGACGGCGTTTTCTCCATGGACGGCACCATTGCGCAACTCGACAAGATTTGCGACCTGGCCGAGGCTAACAACGCAATGGTCATGATCGATGAATGTCACGCATCTGGTTTCATGGGCAAAACCGGCCGCGGATCACATGAGTTCCGGAATGTAATGGGCCGTATTGACATTATTACAGGCACTTATGGAAAGGCATTAGGAGGCGCTTCTGGGGGCTTTACCGCTGCAAAAAAGGAAATCGTTGAAATCCTTCGCCAGCGTTCAAGGCCTTATCTTTTCTCCAACACCCTTGCCCCGTCCATTGTCGGTGCTTCCATCAAAGTGCTGGATTTGCTCTCATCATCCACCGCATTGCGCGATAAGCTCGAAAAAAACACGGCTTACTTCCGCAAAGCCATGACAGAGGCTGGATTTGATATCTTGCCGGGAGAGCATCCTATTGTGCCCATCATGCTTTACGATGCGAAACTTGCGCAGGAATTTGCCTCGAAATTGTTAGAAGAAGGCATTTACGTGATCGGGTTCTTTTATCCCGTCGTGCCCCAAGGCAAAGCACGCATCCGCGTACAAATCTCCGCTGGCCACGAGCAGGAACATTTGGAGAAAGCCGTGGAGGCATTCACGAAGGTCGGGAAGCAGCTTGGGGTAATTTGA
- a CDS encoding NAD-dependent epimerase/dehydratase family protein, whose amino-acid sequence MKSECILVIGANGQIGSVLVEYLREIYGAEKVVASDIRLPELETGIFEKLDATDGSALAALVKKYRVTQIYHLAAILSAKGEQEPLKTWHINMQTYFNVLEAARENNVAKIFYPSSIAVFGDHVDTMAEQWSYLDPATVYGISKAAGENWSNYYFQRYGMDIRSLRYPGIIGYQSMPGGGTTDYAVDIYHKGVQGEAFECFLKADTTLPMIYISDAMDATVRLMEAPKDKISVRTSYNLAGISFSPEEVALSIQKIIPDFKIAYKPDFRQKIAESWPAHIDDAQARKDWGWRPAYNLDKMTEEMISELKKKYQSVKS is encoded by the coding sequence ATGAAATCGGAATGCATATTGGTGATCGGTGCGAACGGACAAATCGGTTCGGTTCTGGTCGAATATTTGAGAGAGATTTATGGAGCTGAAAAAGTGGTCGCGTCGGACATTCGTTTGCCCGAATTAGAGACAGGGATTTTTGAAAAACTGGATGCAACCGATGGCAGTGCTTTGGCAGCATTGGTAAAAAAATATAGGGTTACGCAAATTTATCACCTGGCCGCGATCCTGTCTGCGAAAGGCGAGCAGGAACCGTTAAAAACGTGGCATATCAACATGCAAACGTATTTTAATGTGCTGGAAGCAGCGCGGGAAAACAATGTTGCGAAGATCTTTTATCCGAGTTCCATCGCCGTATTCGGTGATCATGTGGATACAATGGCAGAGCAATGGTCCTATCTCGATCCTGCGACGGTTTATGGGATTAGCAAAGCAGCTGGTGAAAACTGGTCCAATTATTATTTTCAGCGATATGGAATGGACATTCGTTCGCTGAGATATCCCGGCATCATTGGTTACCAATCTATGCCAGGCGGCGGTACAACGGATTACGCCGTCGATATTTACCATAAAGGTGTGCAAGGTGAAGCATTTGAATGTTTCCTAAAAGCCGACACGACGCTTCCAATGATCTACATCAGCGACGCTATGGATGCGACGGTGCGATTAATGGAAGCACCAAAGGATAAAATTTCGGTGCGAACGAGTTACAATCTGGCCGGAATCAGTTTTTCTCCCGAAGAAGTGGCGTTAAGCATTCAGAAAATAATCCCGGATTTTAAGATCGCCTATAAGCCCGATTTTCGCCAGAAAATTGCTGAATCCTGGCCTGCGCATATTGATGATGCGCAAGCCAGAAAAGATTGGGGCTGGCGTCCGGCCTACAATCTGGATAAAATGACAGAGGAAATGATCTCTGAATTGAAGAAGAAATACCAATCGGTAAAAAGCTAA
- a CDS encoding Lrp/AsnC family transcriptional regulator, protein MEQLDKIDTKILRILQKDAKKTTKEIATMLNLTVSPIYERIRRLESLGYIKQYVAILDKKLINRQVTTICQVSMRYHNEAFIEKFEQEIQNLQEVQECYHMAGQVDFLLKINVASLDDYHDFVKYKLSKIDNIGVLNSTFVLKEIKHTSEFYI, encoded by the coding sequence ATGGAACAGTTGGACAAAATTGATACCAAGATCCTGCGCATATTGCAGAAAGACGCAAAGAAGACGACAAAAGAAATTGCCACCATGCTAAACCTGACCGTATCGCCGATTTATGAGCGCATACGCAGGCTGGAGAGTTTAGGTTATATCAAACAATATGTGGCAATCCTGGATAAAAAACTCATCAACCGCCAGGTTACGACCATTTGCCAGGTCTCCATGCGTTATCATAACGAGGCGTTTATCGAAAAATTCGAGCAGGAAATTCAGAATTTGCAGGAAGTCCAGGAATGTTACCACATGGCCGGACAAGTTGATTTTTTACTTAAAATCAATGTTGCCAGCCTCGACGATTACCATGACTTTGTAAAATACAAGCTGTCCAAGATCGACAACATTGGGGTCTTAAACAGTACTTTTGTGCTCAAAGAGATCAAGCACACGTCGGAATTTTATATTTGA
- a CDS encoding DUF4249 domain-containing protein — protein MVERKWYSVEKMHCGCQVMIFLALTLVIYGCIEPFSPPEVNNTERFLVVDGFLNVGSDTSRITLRNTQNTNDDTRPITEGGARISAEAESGETYNFEEKGEGVYVLPPVNFNMTTKYRLHIRRSNGSEYFSEYVSVTKTPPIDSLTYKLDTDRNAMLIYVNTHDPANNTRFYRWRFEETFEYRTAYFSGLVRDPETESIISRRDNINTCWNTLESKDIKLGSTIKLSEDIIKDLPVNIIDISTNKLFFKYSILVRQYALSREAFEYWTDLAKTTQGTGSLFDPQPSQVTGNIKNAGDPKELVFGYFSAVNEEKQRIFLSPALGRFPTCIAPDTLEPADAYKSYGVLLNSLIDAAGRTFILSSSEECADCRSQGGTTTRPSFWK, from the coding sequence ATGGTTGAACGGAAATGGTATTCTGTTGAAAAAATGCATTGTGGCTGTCAGGTGATGATTTTTCTGGCATTGACCCTGGTTATATATGGCTGTATAGAGCCGTTTTCTCCGCCTGAAGTCAACAATACGGAGCGCTTTCTGGTTGTGGACGGGTTCCTGAATGTGGGCAGCGACACCAGCCGGATCACATTGCGGAACACGCAAAATACAAACGACGACACCCGTCCCATTACGGAAGGCGGCGCGCGGATTTCAGCGGAAGCAGAAAGTGGTGAAACGTATAATTTTGAAGAAAAGGGTGAAGGCGTTTATGTGTTACCCCCTGTTAATTTCAATATGACAACGAAATATCGTCTCCACATTCGGCGGTCGAACGGTAGTGAATATTTCTCAGAATATGTGTCGGTAACCAAAACACCGCCTATCGACAGCCTGACCTATAAGCTGGATACGGACAGAAATGCAATGCTCATTTATGTGAACACGCATGATCCTGCAAACAATACGAGATTTTACCGGTGGCGATTTGAAGAAACTTTTGAGTACAGGACTGCCTATTTTTCGGGCCTGGTGCGCGATCCCGAAACAGAATCCATCATTTCAAGGCGTGACAACATTAATACTTGCTGGAACACACTGGAATCCAAGGATATCAAACTGGGCTCAACCATTAAATTAAGCGAGGACATTATTAAGGATTTACCTGTCAATATCATTGATATTTCTACGAACAAGCTGTTTTTCAAATACAGCATTCTGGTAAGGCAATACGCATTGTCGAGGGAAGCATTTGAATACTGGACAGATCTGGCCAAAACCACACAAGGGACAGGAAGCCTTTTTGATCCGCAACCTTCGCAGGTGACGGGCAACATCAAGAACGCAGGGGACCCTAAGGAGCTTGTTTTTGGCTATTTCAGTGCTGTTAACGAAGAAAAGCAGCGTATTTTCCTGTCGCCCGCACTAGGCCGTTTTCCTACGTGCATTGCGCCCGACACACTCGAACCCGCAGATGCTTACAAGTCGTATGGCGTGCTCCTGAACTCCCTGATAGATGCGGCGGGAAGGACTTTTATTTTAAGCTCGTCCGAGGAATGTGCCGATTGCAGGTCGCAGGGAGGAACAACCACAAGACCATCGTTTTGGAAATGA
- a CDS encoding TonB-dependent receptor, which translates to MKILLPFFILFSVVLFSRGASAQATQEKKITMRLDSARFNDFVKQVESQTGYYFYYDASKFDSLTLDLDVKDLAIRDVLDQVFKGSEFEYSIDAQKRIYITQGQRIITQLVPGLFEPDLAGDNGSIAYSGPENDAKEKLLSTAESKLHEIGIKKHRITAGNSTITGYVRNAVTGEPVIGAAVFITSPSIGVTTDALGLYALTIPRGKQIVRIKSTGMRETQRQVMLYSDGKLDIEMRESVIALKEVSVKAGMDKNVVGTQMGTVKLTIKNLKQVPTVFGETDLLRTVLTLPGIKSVGENSTGLNVRGGSTDQNLIQYNDAVIYNPSHLFGFFSAFNPDVLKDVELYKSTIPAKFGGRLASVLDISSRDGNKKKFVASGGIGLITGRLTLEGPLVKDKTSFLLGGRSTYSSWLIKTLDNENFNKSSASFYDVNLHISHEINEKNSLFLTGYISDDRFRLYGDTLYTYQNQLASLKWKHTFNNRLYSVFTAAHTKYQYAMGAAGLPLNSFDLKFDINQSNFKADLSYVLHPKHTLDFGLSTIYYKLHPGSFQPKGPESLIIPDELEPEQGTESAIYIEDKFEVNPRLSITAGLRYSYYQYLGPRSVNTYVPGLPIEYIYQNGVKEYGSGKKIKSYGGPEYRASIRYSVFDNLSLKVSYNTLRQYIHLLTNTMTVSPTDIWKLSDNYVKPQIGDQISVGLYRNFRGNKIEVSLEGYYKNIQNFLDYKGGDSLIMNHNIEAAVLNTKAKAYGIEFMIKKMTGKLNGWLGYTYARTLLRAIDRESPDAPNDGNFYPSNYDKPHDFTLISNYRFSHRLSFSFNFTYSTGRPYTPPIGKYMIDGAQRVYYADRNQFRIPDYYRTDVSLNIEGNHRIKKLAHSSWTLAVYNVLGRKNPTSVYFQTVGGKVNGYQLSIFGQPIPTITYNFRF; encoded by the coding sequence ATGAAGATACTTTTACCCTTTTTTATCTTGTTCAGCGTTGTTTTATTTTCCAGGGGTGCAAGCGCGCAAGCTACGCAGGAGAAGAAAATCACAATGCGCCTCGACTCGGCACGCTTCAACGATTTCGTGAAGCAGGTTGAAAGTCAGACAGGTTACTATTTTTATTATGACGCTTCTAAATTCGACAGTCTCACGCTCGATCTGGATGTAAAAGACCTTGCAATCCGTGACGTGCTGGATCAGGTTTTCAAGGGGTCCGAATTTGAATACTCCATTGATGCGCAAAAGCGGATTTACATTACACAGGGTCAAAGGATCATTACGCAACTTGTGCCCGGCCTTTTCGAGCCAGATCTGGCGGGTGATAACGGCAGCATTGCCTACTCCGGGCCGGAAAATGATGCTAAAGAAAAACTGCTTTCCACCGCAGAAAGTAAATTACATGAGATTGGGATTAAAAAACACCGCATAACGGCTGGAAATTCGACGATAACGGGTTACGTGCGCAATGCGGTCACCGGCGAGCCTGTGATCGGTGCGGCAGTTTTCATTACTTCACCTTCAATCGGGGTTACAACAGATGCGCTGGGCCTGTATGCCCTCACAATCCCGCGCGGAAAGCAAATTGTGCGAATAAAAAGCACAGGGATGCGCGAAACGCAACGCCAGGTAATGCTTTATTCGGACGGAAAGCTAGACATTGAGATGCGTGAAAGCGTAATCGCGTTAAAGGAAGTTTCGGTGAAGGCCGGAATGGACAAAAACGTGGTCGGAACGCAGATGGGAACGGTTAAGCTGACTATTAAAAACCTGAAACAGGTGCCTACTGTATTTGGCGAGACCGATTTGCTTCGTACGGTGCTTACATTGCCGGGTATCAAGTCAGTGGGTGAAAATAGCACGGGACTTAATGTTCGCGGTGGTTCCACGGACCAGAATCTGATCCAGTATAATGATGCCGTTATCTACAATCCGTCTCACCTTTTCGGGTTTTTCTCGGCATTTAATCCTGATGTGCTGAAAGATGTAGAGCTTTACAAAAGCACGATCCCGGCAAAATTCGGCGGAAGGTTGGCGTCGGTCCTGGATATCAGCAGCCGCGATGGTAATAAGAAAAAATTTGTTGCTTCCGGTGGCATTGGCCTCATCACCGGCCGGTTAACATTGGAAGGGCCATTGGTTAAAGATAAAACATCCTTTTTACTAGGCGGCCGCTCCACTTATTCAAGTTGGCTGATCAAGACATTGGATAACGAGAATTTCAACAAAAGTTCGGCGTCTTTTTACGATGTGAACCTGCACATTAGTCACGAGATCAACGAAAAGAACAGTTTATTCCTCACCGGATACATAAGCGACGACCGTTTCAGGCTTTACGGCGACACACTTTACACTTATCAAAACCAGCTGGCATCTTTGAAATGGAAGCACACATTTAACAACAGGTTATACAGTGTTTTCACAGCTGCGCATACCAAGTATCAGTATGCTATGGGCGCTGCAGGCTTGCCGCTCAATTCCTTTGACCTGAAATTCGACATTAACCAATCCAATTTTAAAGCAGACCTCAGTTATGTGCTGCACCCGAAACACACACTGGATTTTGGTTTAAGCACAATTTATTACAAACTGCACCCCGGATCGTTCCAGCCGAAGGGACCCGAATCATTGATCATCCCCGATGAGCTTGAACCGGAACAAGGCACAGAAAGTGCCATTTATATTGAGGATAAATTTGAGGTTAATCCAAGGCTGTCAATCACGGCTGGGCTCCGCTATTCTTATTATCAGTATTTGGGTCCCAGAAGTGTGAATACATATGTTCCCGGGCTTCCCATTGAATATATTTACCAGAATGGCGTGAAGGAATATGGCTCCGGCAAGAAGATCAAGTCCTATGGCGGTCCCGAATATCGTGCTTCTATCCGATACAGCGTTTTTGATAACCTCTCACTGAAAGTAAGTTACAACACACTGCGCCAGTATATCCACTTGCTAACCAACACCATGACTGTCTCACCGACGGATATCTGGAAGTTGAGCGACAACTATGTGAAGCCTCAGATCGGCGACCAGATTTCCGTGGGGTTATACCGGAATTTCAGAGGAAATAAGATAGAAGTATCATTGGAAGGTTATTACAAAAACATTCAGAACTTCCTGGATTACAAAGGCGGGGATTCGCTGATCATGAACCACAATATAGAAGCCGCTGTGCTGAACACCAAAGCCAAAGCTTACGGGATTGAATTCATGATTAAAAAAATGACCGGCAAGCTGAATGGCTGGCTTGGTTACACTTATGCAAGAACCTTGCTGCGCGCCATTGACCGTGAATCTCCGGACGCACCCAACGATGGTAATTTTTACCCAAGTAATTATGACAAGCCGCATGATTTTACATTGATCTCCAACTATCGGTTCTCGCACCGTCTCAGCTTTTCATTCAATTTCACATACAGCACAGGACGACCTTACACGCCGCCGATCGGGAAATACATGATCGATGGCGCTCAGCGGGTTTATTATGCGGACAGGAACCAGTTCAGGATCCCGGATTATTATCGGACAGACGTTTCACTGAACATTGAGGGCAATCACAGGATCAAAAAGCTGGCGCACAGCTCATGGACGCTGGCAGTTTACAACGTATTAGGCAGGAAGAACCCCACCTCGGTTTATTTCCAGACTGTTGGCGGCAAGGTCAACGGTTACCAGCTTTCTATCTTCGGACAGCCTATTCCGACCATCACTTATAATTTTAGATTCTGA
- a CDS encoding NAD-dependent epimerase/dehydratase family protein, whose product MKILITGGAGFVGSALAINLKINYPDYQVYALDNLKRRGSELNLSRLKAHGVEFVHGDIRNKEDFDSVPAVDVVIEASAEPSVLAGLDGTPDYLINTNLVGTINCLNYALKHKAGFIFLSTSRVYPIKTIETLNFVEEPTRFALSDEQPVAGVSSKGIAEDFPLNGARSLYGTTKLASELIIQEYNEFYNLKTVINRCGVITGPWQMGKVDQGVMVLWIAKHYFEQQLGYFGYGGTGKQIRDMLHVADLYRLIDWQLHNLEKVNGEILNAGGGLESSASLQELTKICQEVTGKTIPIKVVPENRTADIRLYVTDNTKVTALTGWKPEIGIRQIVEDITAWLKENEKDLAPILR is encoded by the coding sequence ATGAAAATTTTAATTACCGGAGGTGCCGGTTTCGTGGGCTCCGCATTAGCCATAAACCTCAAAATTAATTATCCTGATTATCAGGTTTATGCATTGGATAACCTCAAACGCAGAGGTTCCGAATTGAATTTGAGCAGACTGAAAGCACATGGCGTGGAATTTGTGCATGGCGATATCAGGAACAAGGAGGATTTTGACTCTGTTCCCGCCGTTGATGTTGTCATTGAGGCGTCTGCGGAACCTTCTGTTTTGGCTGGCCTGGATGGAACACCCGATTATCTGATAAATACTAATCTGGTCGGGACTATTAACTGCCTTAATTATGCATTGAAGCATAAGGCTGGCTTTATTTTCCTTTCCACGAGCCGGGTTTATCCGATTAAGACCATTGAGACATTAAACTTCGTTGAAGAACCGACCCGATTTGCATTATCGGACGAGCAGCCGGTTGCAGGTGTTTCCTCCAAAGGGATTGCCGAAGATTTCCCGTTGAACGGGGCGCGTTCTTTATATGGAACCACGAAGCTGGCTTCTGAGCTGATCATTCAGGAATACAATGAATTTTATAACCTGAAAACGGTCATCAACCGCTGCGGCGTGATCACCGGTCCGTGGCAAATGGGCAAAGTGGACCAGGGCGTGATGGTACTTTGGATCGCGAAACATTATTTTGAGCAACAGTTGGGTTACTTTGGCTACGGAGGAACTGGCAAGCAGATCCGCGATATGTTGCACGTGGCAGACCTTTATCGATTGATCGACTGGCAGTTGCACAACCTTGAAAAAGTAAATGGAGAAATCCTGAATGCAGGCGGCGGACTGGAAAGCAGTGCTTCTCTGCAGGAACTGACAAAAATCTGTCAGGAAGTGACCGGCAAAACAATCCCGATCAAAGTCGTTCCCGAAAACCGCACCGCAGACATCAGACTTTACGTAACGGACAATACAAAAGTAACGGCGCTCACCGGCTGGAAACCAGAAATCGGCATCCGCCAAATCGTAGAAGACATCACAGCCTGGCTGAAGGAAAACGAAAAAGACCTGGCGCCGATATTGAGATAA
- a CDS encoding hydroxymethylglutaryl-CoA lyase, with amino-acid sequence MKIIECPRDAWQGVHRFIPTEKKAYYINQLLQVGFDTIDFGSFVSAKAMPQVSDTAELIGQLNIAGSATKLLAIVANERGAAAACQFSQITDIGYPFSISETFQIRNANSTIAESLERVKHIAALAENNGKALVIYISMGFGNPYGDAWNAEIVFENIEKLAQFGIRTFSLADTVGIAKEGDIRNVFSHMLALRPDLEFGAHFHTTPDQWQEKVLAAYEAGCRRFDGAMLGYGGCPMAQDELVGNMPTENLVAFAKEKKELLNLDLQALQNAREQFLQLI; translated from the coding sequence TTGAAAATCATCGAATGTCCGCGTGATGCCTGGCAGGGTGTTCATCGCTTTATTCCTACGGAGAAAAAAGCATATTACATTAACCAGCTGCTTCAAGTTGGGTTTGACACCATTGATTTTGGGAGTTTTGTTTCTGCCAAAGCCATGCCGCAGGTTAGCGACACGGCTGAGTTGATCGGCCAGCTGAACATTGCAGGTTCAGCTACAAAACTGCTTGCTATCGTCGCTAACGAACGTGGAGCAGCCGCTGCATGCCAGTTTTCTCAAATTACCGACATTGGCTATCCTTTTTCAATTTCCGAAACTTTTCAGATCCGTAATGCCAATTCCACCATTGCAGAATCTCTGGAAAGGGTAAAGCACATCGCAGCCTTAGCCGAAAACAATGGCAAAGCGCTTGTTATTTATATTTCAATGGGTTTCGGAAATCCATATGGAGACGCTTGGAATGCTGAAATTGTGTTTGAGAACATTGAAAAGCTGGCTCAATTTGGCATCCGCACATTTTCCCTGGCGGATACTGTGGGTATAGCGAAGGAAGGCGACATCAGGAATGTATTTTCACATATGTTAGCACTCCGACCTGATCTTGAATTCGGGGCGCATTTTCATACCACACCAGATCAATGGCAGGAGAAGGTTTTAGCTGCGTATGAAGCAGGCTGTCGGCGTTTTGATGGCGCAATGCTGGGTTACGGCGGTTGTCCCATGGCGCAGGACGAGTTGGTAGGAAATATGCCGACCGAAAATCTGGTGGCTTTTGCAAAAGAAAAAAAGGAACTGCTCAATCTGGATTTGCAGGCTTTGCAAAACGCTCGTGAGCAGTTCCTTCAATTGATATAA
- a CDS encoding thymidine kinase — MFLEPSHKKENQNPKTGWIEVICGSMFSGKTEELIRRLNRAKIARQRIQIFKPALDKRYHDENIVSHNDNSIRSIPVQTSIEIIDLAEDCEVVGLDEAQFFDGKIVEVCTLLADSGKRVIVAGLDMDYMGKPFGSMPQLMAIAEFVTKVHAICMVCGEVASHSYRLSSSNERVLLGETDLYEARCRRCFNLGEMA, encoded by the coding sequence ATGTTCCTAGAACCGTCGCATAAGAAAGAAAATCAGAATCCCAAAACCGGCTGGATTGAAGTAATCTGTGGATCAATGTTTTCCGGAAAAACGGAGGAACTCATCCGCAGACTGAACCGCGCCAAAATAGCACGGCAGCGGATACAGATTTTCAAGCCAGCGTTGGATAAACGCTATCATGATGAGAACATTGTTTCACACAACGACAATTCGATCCGCTCGATTCCTGTACAAACATCCATTGAAATCATAGATCTGGCCGAAGACTGCGAAGTTGTCGGACTGGATGAAGCGCAATTCTTTGATGGAAAAATTGTGGAAGTATGCACATTACTGGCAGATTCGGGCAAGCGGGTGATCGTGGCGGGGCTTGATATGGATTATATGGGCAAACCGTTTGGCTCTATGCCGCAACTCATGGCTATTGCCGAATTTGTGACAAAAGTTCACGCCATATGCATGGTTTGCGGGGAAGTGGCCTCACACTCTTATCGGTTATCTTCTTCCAATGAAAGGGTTTTGTTAGGAGAAACCGACCTTTACGAAGCCCGATGCCGCCGCTGCTTCAACCTAGGTGAAATGGCATGA
- a CDS encoding SGNH/GDSL hydrolase family protein: MKRWLIISLVFNAILIISISVFAFIYRDKIMQRFVQFKGNPAIIMYGNSITAQGKWTALLDRTDVLNGGLPGMTTYHFLQLLQTHVIDLHPKICFVKGGINDIIVGVSQAKMQGFYKAILDKLLASNIIPVVTLTVYEQNDPISKTEVDLLNQFLIKYCEEHRLTYIDLNRFISDSTGLKAEFAVDKTHLNEKAYEIWAREIKSVLKEKGI, translated from the coding sequence ATGAAAAGATGGCTCATCATTTCGTTGGTGTTTAATGCAATTTTAATCATTTCCATTAGCGTATTTGCATTTATATATCGGGACAAAATCATGCAGAGGTTTGTGCAGTTTAAAGGAAATCCCGCCATCATTATGTATGGCAACTCCATCACCGCACAAGGAAAATGGACCGCACTACTCGACCGCACCGACGTTTTGAATGGTGGACTTCCCGGCATGACCACTTATCATTTCCTGCAATTGCTCCAAACCCACGTCATTGACCTGCATCCTAAAATATGTTTTGTAAAAGGTGGAATCAATGACATTATAGTCGGCGTGTCGCAGGCGAAAATGCAGGGGTTTTACAAAGCGATTCTTGACAAATTATTGGCCAGCAATATTATCCCGGTTGTAACATTGACAGTCTACGAGCAGAATGATCCAATTAGTAAAACAGAAGTGGATTTATTGAATCAATTTTTGATTAAATATTGTGAGGAACACCGGCTAACCTACATTGATCTCAACCGCTTCATTTCAGATTCCACAGGCTTGAAGGCGGAGTTTGCCGTTGATAAGACCCATTTGAATGAAAAGGCTTATGAAATCTGGGCGCGGGAGATTAAGAGCGTTTTAAAGGAAAAGGGAATTTGA
- a CDS encoding chorismate mutase encodes MNASLDILPLSSWINTEGKPLVIAGPCSAETEEQMLETAIQIKEEGFAHVIRAGIWKPRTRPGSFEGMGEAALPWLQEVKKQTGMPVAVEVANPQHIELALKYGVDILWIGARTTVNPFNVQELADALKGIDVPVLVKNPVNPDLQLWIGALERLNQAGVKKLGAIHRGFSNAQETKFRNSPMWNIAIELKTLFPELPVIGDPSHMAGKRAYLYELAQRALDLNYEGLIIESHREPDKAWSDAAQQLTPAALGQMLHDLHVRKESYGSDYQSQLEIIRSKIDNLDREMLETLANRMALVEKLAEYKRDNNVAAYQVDRFREVLETRAGWGKSMNLYPNLVDELFKLVHMESIRKQTEVMNQVNV; translated from the coding sequence ATGAATGCTTCTTTAGATATCCTTCCGTTAAGCAGTTGGATCAATACCGAAGGTAAGCCTTTGGTAATCGCCGGACCTTGCAGCGCAGAGACCGAGGAACAAATGTTAGAAACCGCAATCCAGATCAAAGAGGAAGGATTTGCGCACGTAATCCGTGCGGGAATTTGGAAACCGAGGACTCGTCCAGGAAGTTTTGAAGGCATGGGAGAAGCTGCTTTACCCTGGTTACAGGAAGTAAAGAAACAAACCGGAATGCCAGTTGCTGTTGAGGTTGCAAACCCTCAGCACATTGAATTAGCATTGAAATATGGCGTTGATATACTTTGGATCGGAGCGCGTACAACCGTGAACCCATTCAACGTTCAGGAGCTCGCGGACGCATTGAAAGGCATTGATGTTCCTGTTTTGGTAAAAAACCCTGTAAACCCGGATTTGCAATTGTGGATCGGTGCTTTGGAGCGTTTGAATCAGGCTGGCGTGAAAAAATTGGGTGCTATCCACCGCGGATTTTCTAATGCGCAGGAAACGAAGTTCCGTAACTCCCCAATGTGGAACATTGCTATTGAGCTGAAAACACTTTTCCCTGAGCTGCCTGTAATCGGTGACCCAAGCCACATGGCCGGAAAACGTGCTTACTTATATGAATTGGCACAACGTGCACTGGATTTGAATTATGAAGGTCTGATCATCGAATCACACCGCGAGCCGGACAAAGCTTGGTCTGACGCTGCTCAGCAGTTGACGCCAGCAGCGCTTGGGCAAATGTTGCACGACCTGCACGTTCGTAAAGAGTCTTATGGCAGTGATTACCAATCACAATTGGAAATTATCCGCAGCAAAATTGACAACCTGGACCGTGAAATGCTTGAAACATTGGCAAACCGCATGGCATTGGTTGAAAAATTGGCTGAATACAAACGCGATAACAACGTTGCCGCTTACCAGGTCGACCGTTTCCGGGAAGTTTTGGAAACGCGCGCAGGATGGGGTAAGAGCATGAACCTGTATCCAAACCTTGTTGACGAGCTTTTCAAACTCGTTCACATGGAATCTATCCGCAAGCAAACTGAGGTGATGAACCAGGTGAATGTTTAG